The sequence below is a genomic window from Tubulanus polymorphus chromosome 1, tnTubPoly1.2, whole genome shotgun sequence.
CGGTActttaaatgattatttacaTTCGGATTGGTCTTTGTTGTGAAATATGTCTTGTTAGACTTGCTATTTAAATATGCAGAGCAGATCGGCACACAAAATGCTATAAAAGCCTTAAATATTTGCTCGCGGCTCTTGACGCGTCATTGGAAAACATGTAACTTCAAACATATTGTACAATTATGCAAGAAAATGGATAGTCTTGGGATTTTGCGAAATGATAAATCAGTCTAATAAACGATAAATGCTCTTATACGCATTGGCCGAGTATTTAGTAATCAACGCTAATGAGTATGGATAAATATAACAACTCAATTAAGCCCAGCTATGCAACTAAATGGCTGtgtatgaattcatttttttccagTTTTTGTCGGATATCTACTACAATTATACGAAGATCAAGGGCTACTTTTATCGGGGGAGCTTGATAATGTCCATAGAAAACGCATACCACTCATGAGTTATGTGGGGGCTAACCCCATCGTCCCAGAACAATCGATAGGTATATCGTAGTCGTTTCGTTTTCAGGATCTTCAACAGCGACTGAACGGTCAGATAGACGAACATCAACAGGAGCTATCAACGCTTCAGAACGTGCACTCGCAGAAAATAGCGAATTTGAAAAAGCGCCATAAAAATGAAGTCGTCGAGTACGAAGATAAAATCGCCGAATTACACGAATTGCTCAATGGTAAGCTCAATTGTTACATTTCGCAAATGTGATTATTCGCTTACGTATAAACTACCTGTTGCTATTGATCGCTAACGTACGTACACGTTACACGTTTTACTTGCCCTCACAAATAATTCATCGGCTCCACTTTCGTGACCGTGGCAACTTtgagaatgtatttttttcgccCCTCTCGTGCGTCGAGAATAGGCGATCAAGTATTAATGCACAGGCGTGTAATTACCGGTGTTCGAAGGAAGAAAAGGCGTGCAAGGAAGGAAATTTGTTCTGTTCTATAGGGTAGGGTCATGCAGGAAATCAATGGTGTATGCCATTAGTGAAATTGCATTTTATTTTCGAACACACGGAAGTTTCATTCTTTGTAATTATAGCTTTTCATGAATCATAGcaatgatatcatatttacacaCTACAAACCCGGACGGTTTTTGTATTATTCATAGATTCGCGTAGACAATGATTTTCAACGATGTATATTTCCTGCTTGCGTTAccgaaattaattttcatgaaCTAATTCTAGCTGGGCGTGCGATTGAATCGCGTGTAATACGATATAATGATTCCGTTTTTTCATGGCGTTTTCGCTGTCGACAGATGACGATGCGAGCAACGTGGGTGAAGACGACGGCGGTACACGTTCGAAACTGGTGCACGAGTTGCAGAAACTGCGAGACGAAAACAAGGCGTTTCTGGCGAAAATTGATGACTCGAACGACGACCTTCGAGGAGCGAGAGATCAGCTGCGGAATGCGATTGAAGAAAACGAGGCGACGCAGACGCAATTGAAAGAAAAGGAAAACAACTGCAAACAGCTGGAAGATGAGTTGAATGTCTGTAAACGGTCGATCGAAGAGCATCAACAGATGCGCGCGGAGCAAACGGTTCAATTGGAAAAGTGTCGAGAACGACTTGACATCATCTCGTCGAAATTACGCGACAACGAACTGGAGTGGAACGCGGAAAAACATCTGTTGACCGATAACCTTAAACGAACGCAGGAATCATCTGAGCAACTCGCGCGCGACATCGAACTAGTCATTAAACAGAAAGAAGAACTTCACTCGCAACTACGACTGCAGCAAGATAAGTCGGGCGAACAAGACATCTCGACTAATCAGCTTAAGTGTCAATTGGATCTTTCCGAGTCTGAGAATACGAAGGTGCGCATGCATTCAAAGAATCTATTTATTACGTTGTTGTTAATCTATTCAAATATTGTTGCCATAAAATTCGCTCTTGAGTGCATTACTTAACGAATTCATGCTAAGCCCGTGAAACATGTGTGGATGTATTAATCTACTATTTTTGTTCGATTAATATCCTTGCCTTCAGTTGGTGTCGCAGAATGCTGACCTTCACGCCGAAATTCATCGCTTGCAGGAAGAGGAAGAACAGTTGATACAGAGTAATCAATGCCTCGAATCTGAACTTCAAACTCTCAACGACCAACGAGAAACTTGGACGAACCACGCGTTAGAAATTGAACTATTGAAGCAAACTATATCAGGTAAAGATGAAAAGATAATCTAAGATCTTACACTCAGAATACAGTCATTCGGTGCAATTTCGGTGAAAGCCGAGctgatgaatatgattataGATGAATATCATCATAGATGATTACATTTATATCTTAATTTCGATTGTTCACATCATGAAGACAGGTATAGGCCAACATATGTCACCTCCCCGTGGTATTCTGCGTTATACAGTTAGTCCGCCGCCTCCAAAAGTATGACTCATCGttatcaagatggctgactgacTACGCAACACCTGGTACATGTGATCGTATTTAAATTGTTCAATACAATATACATATGAGCACATTACTTTTACTATATGCAAATTCAACAGCTGTGCCTTAGATTAAAATTTATCTAGAGGTTTGTGCTGACTGCGTAGCACATTGAAAAAACCCCTTACTATTAGATGCATAGAATCATCAATGAATACAGAATTTTGTACGTCCAAATTTAATGTTGCGTGATTACGTAGGTGTTCCAGTGATGCTATAGAAATGACAAGAGTTCTTGGGACTGAATTAGATCAAACAAAAAGATGAAAACTAATTTTTTGGGCCTAGTAATTCATTCTAATTGCCAGTAAATATAAtactttattcaaaatgaatttcaatagaTCAAAATTCACATTCGGTGTGCTTCAATTATagaattctagtatttttACTTTTGGAAAAGTCTCTCCACAATCAACCGATTGAGAGTCATGATAGTTGACATGAATTTTCCAAATTTAGTAAATTAGTATGCGACGTACTGCAGTGGTCTGCACACAGGTGTTTGGATTAAGTGGTTGCAGCTGTACCGATATACATGTAGACTGTACATGTTGCTATTGAAGTGTCCCATTCTCATTGGCTGCCACGATTCGCGATATATTTGCTACTAGGCAAAACTGTCATAGACGCCTGACTGTTACGGAAATATAGATTTcccatttgaaatatatttttagatcCGATGCTTCATTCTATATGTATTATAgacatatttatttcattgcatGTTCaacatatctttttttttctcaactgCCTATAGTAAATAAGTGTAGGAGTTATAGATTATTTACAGTCTAGGTGAATCAATATCCAATTTGCCGCAGAAAttcaatttagattttaaaaagatatttcaataaagtACACATTTTTTCTAATCGATCGATCTAAGGAACCAAATACTTTCAGTCGTAGACCTGAATTATCTGACTACTGTCGATGTTTGACATTACCTTATCTGATGGTACATTATGTTCAGTGCTCATTCTCTTTTTGTTTTATCCCAAATATAAGAGAACCTCTTTAAAATCACTGCCATTCATTGGCGTAGCCAGTATTCGAAATCCGCGTTGCGCTAACGATGACTTATATGAATTTCGGTCttgatttttcagaaaacgaGGCGACTATTGGAGAATTGGAAGCATCTTTACAACAGGTGGGCGACGAATTGACAGAAACACGTGTCAGACTCTTGACTGAATTGGATGCAAATCATGTATATACACCTGAGTTATATTCATATCTGTTTACACACGAGCTACCACTTACTACACACCGCTGCCCCATTCAAATGCCTGGCTTTATAAACTCTTTTGTGGATAAATTCTTATTTATTTACACACAGCAAACTTTCAGCAAAATTTTCATAGTTTTTAGAATCTGCTTAGTCGGTTTTAAGCATTGACAATGCACTAATACGTTATTATTCATGTTTACTCTGCATTATTTCTATCAAAAGCAGATGAACCTTCATATCTAGAGCTTATCAGACTtaagttgaaatgaaatcaggtATTTTTTGCTGATTGATATCGGTTTCTTCAATCATGAGCTTCTGTGATTTTGAGTTGCATTGTTTTCAGTTTCATAGCGATTACTGCATACAATTACTGCACAAGCCTGTGACTGCATCGCTTGAACTACTGTCACACTTTCTGGTCAACAGCCTCCATGTATTGACCGTGGTTTGTTCCCTATGTAATTaatcagattttttaaaggaaaaTTTATATTGGATCATACATTTGTATCAATCGAGCACATGTCAAcctattattattaaatcaaTCTCTTTTGATCATAAGCGAATTGATTATCCCTAAATTCACGAAATGATTTATCGGGTTATAAAGAATCGTCAATGACAAGCTCGAGTTCAAAGCGAATATTGCCTAGAGTTTTAAGTTTTATGGCATTACAATTGACAAAAGACTGTCTGCTATATAAACGGTTTGATGCACGCGGTCTATGCCCTGTGGAAATTTTTCGAATCGTTCTATTTAGATGTGGTTTCCATGGTGTATCTCTGTGAAATCTCATTCTGTGACAAAATGTACATActattttgaatgaatatatcatgtgtatatattatatataacatGAAATCGAAATCGAAGAGATTTTAAATGGGGGTATATATTTCAGCCTTGCACAGGCGTTTCATGAATTGCATCCATGAAAGTATGAGTACGAAATATTCTATTCAAATTTATTGCTCCAATGTCAATCATAGCTTCACATACTCCTCCCTGGTTTTGGTACTAATGCCGAGTACATAATTGTAGTCTCGCGTGCTGCTTTACTAATTAATAACAGTCAAAATTACTTGCGTTTCAATCATTTAGATTCTCACTTTGTGAGAAACGCGAAAATCAGTAACATATATGTAATTAAGTCTGTAGagatattttctattcaacatgctgaaatgtttaatatttctcaaaaaatTTACCCATCCTTATTTTACCAGACGgattttattgatattgatgaatAGATGTAAAAAATGTTCAGAATTCATGGCGGAATTCGTGGAAATTACGGTGTTTCATGAattaataatgttttacagtCTGTTGCGTCGAGCACTTTGAAAGACATACAAGATGTTAAAGACCGCTTGGAAACGGACATGCTACAGCAACGCTCGCAAATTGCCCAGGAGAAATctgaaattatcaatcaaCTCTGTGACCTAGATGAGCAggtaaaaatgatttaatcattttctgGTTCAGTTTAATTCCTGGTCAAAAAGCTGGGGATATGTAATAGGCAGTAGTGCGCTGATCATGGCTTTTTCTGTAAAACTCTAATAGTTACCACTTGAACACTACTACAGCGATTTAACTACTAGTAATACCTGCTCAGATGAAGTTTTGACCAATTTTTGGATGGATAGGAATTTTTTACATTGAATTTGTCGCCTGAAGCTCGCAACATTGACTTTTTGTATTTGATGCGCAGAAAACTGGACAGAAATTCCAAATCGAAGCATTAGACGCAGAGAAACAGTTAGTTTTAGATGAAACGGCGCAGTTGGTTGAAGGTATCGGAAATGCCGGTATGCAGGACGTCACGCAAAATCTCATATcaaatttggaaaatgaaaacacTTTGCTCAAGGATCGAGTGTCGGATTTGGAAAAAGTTTTGGCCGAATTCCAAGGAGATAAAACCCGATCaggtgaatttgatatttgatttcgAACTCGAGAAATAAATCACGCGAGGAGTGTTCATTGCGTTTATATAAGTCCttaaatgtttgaaataaatcaatgatcCCTCATTCATTGTTGAAGCGGAAAGAAAGATCTAATTACTTAcataatttgatttctttcAGATTCTAATCTCACTGTCTCGGGCttcattgatgaaaatattgaacaaCAAAGGTAATCATCCGAATGAATGTCATTGAGTCGGGATAGACAGTTTTAACTTAAACACTGAGGTTTACCTAAATAGTGACTTCAGTTGCGATGGCaaaagcatttttggcccaaCCAAAAATGTGTGACCAGACCTGAGCCAACttttagcacgggtcaaaCTATTGCGTATGAATTTTAATTGGTTCTGAGGGATTCTCACTAAGCTTTGTCACAGCATCATTTTGTATTGAATCAGTGGTTTACATGTGGATACGCTCCGGGCCAAATCAGCTTTAATccctgggttaaagttaaaattgtTGCCCGTTGTTCTACAGCCTTGTTGGAAGTCAATAGCTCGGAAACTAGACATTTCAGGTTTAGTTTCTAGGTCTGACAGCTTTTGGACTGGATGAGAAAGAGTTAAAAAGTTTAGAATGCGTAACCAGGAATATACTGATCATGTATTTCTCGATTCATGTTTTgcgtttctttattatttaagtgaatTTATGAGTACTCCCATTGGAAAGGGCAACTTGCCACTGCCGCTGCCACCTTCAAGCGACAATGATTCCTCCAACGGTCAGTCATCGGTTGTTTCCGAACATTCATCGGATATTCGCGGCAACCATTCACTTGACGGACATGTGCGAGTTCTTGAGAACCAAGTGGAGAAATACGaacaagaaattgaacatttcGAAATGGTGCGTTGCGACTGGCACAGCGAGAAACAAGCGTTGGAAAACGTGTTGAAGCAATTGCAAAATAAAATTCGCGAAAAACAGGAATCTCTCTCTGTCGCTCAAGCGGAAAAGGTGAGCTCTACAGGAATATATCAGTGTATCATATGATAATTGTTGTAACTGCATCTAATAGCAATATCCATAATACCTCATAAACCTTAACTACCCTTAAAAGTTTTTCTAAGATAGTTTTTAAACAAGCAAAAAGATATTACTTTTCCTTTCCTCTAATTCACTAAATCTGTCTTCGATTGTtctcaatgattttaattagGAGCTGTACATTTCAATTACTGCTTTTTAATGCTAATGCTTCAAAAAAGTTTATTGCGTTgatgatttatgaaattttggCATCTGATTACAATTTCGCACAATGTATTTGTTCTGTGTAGGGTCTTGTCACGGTAGAAAGTAAAGCGAAAGAGAGGAGGGGCCGCAAAAGAACGGGCTCCAAGCCGCAAGACGATTTGGTACGGTTCGCACCTTGTTTTCACTTTCTTAGATATGTCTATGAAAAATATCTCATTATAAGTTTTATTTCTATCTACTACGCATGAAAGAAagtgaaaaatctaaatatttttgtggaataaagtaaaattagtTTGTTATGCCAATTATAAAAGGTCATGGTTATTTTTGGCATGAGCTCCTCAGGAAATTGAGTTACCTTGACAGACGGTATATTTAGATGTTTACTTAAGTTTGTGCGTATGATTTCAACATAAAAATGCTACTTTACTACTGATTTAGACGCATTAGAAACGTAAAAATAGTTTTGTCTTCGCGATTTTGAAGTCCATTACCATAGTAACACAAAATAAATTTAGAGTTTAATTGAATGGTGCGTACGTATTCTTATTACTTGACTctcttcaaataaaaaaaaagaaggtGACGATTGTGACAATTGCACgtgtaaaataataacaattcaatcaatcaaactTTACATTTCTTCCTTTCGAAAAGTGAAAATACATAAAGGTTTTCTTTGCTTTCTGTCGCTAATGTCTTTGTATGTGTTAAGCAacaattttaatgaattttaacaatttttctttctttcgtTGCTTTTGCTGAACTAATTAATGCATGTTAGAATGTGTATGTCATCGTATAAGTCATTTTAACCGAGgtttattatatgtatatcGATTGATTGTTGAGCACGTTGCATGTCTGCTTTTTACAGAATCTATCGGACTTAGATCAAGATTTGGAGCCCGTTGTTGATGCCAGCGATGGCTTCAGCGATTTCAGCTCGGAAATAGATGAGTTGTATCAGCAAATCCAATTACTAACCGATTCGAATGCCCTGCTTGAAAATGAGCGTGATATACTTTCCTCAGAAAAGGTTCGATACAATTTTTGcattttcatatacatgtatcatagAATATTCTAATCATGAAGAGTTCTGAAGTTATTGCATCTTATTGCATGTCACTTAAGGATATAACCAACCGCAATAGACATACTAAAAGAAAGCATTAAagatttctttatttattgataattCATCGTACAGATTTATATCGAATAAGTGTGTCATGTATTTTTAGGAGTTACTATTGAAAGAAATGCAAGATTTGAGAAGAAGTAATGATAACTTGAAAGCTTCATTAGCTGATAAAGGTAAATAGATAATACCTATTTGATACAAATGAATTGTGAATGAGCGTTTATGGAAAAATGTTTCCGGTAGAAATTGCGATACctactcattttcaatttctcaaTTTCAGATCCGCTGGATGAACTGCAAAAAGAAATCGATGACCTCAGCCAAAAACTTCACGACAAGGAAGCTACTGTCAATGAATTGACTAGTGAAAGGGATGGGCTAATGTTGAGTTTAGAAGAATTGGACACACAACATCAAACAGTCATCGACAAATTACTGGAAACGAGGGACAGTCTTTTGAAAAACAACGAAAATCTGTCCCAGCAGGTTGTGTTTCTCGAGGAGCAAACTGAAAAATGTGAACGGCGCATCAACGATCTTAAACGCGAATGTAACTCATTGCGTTCGGAACGAGAAGTTCTGCAGAAAGATTTACACCAAGCACAAACTGAAATCGAATCATGTCATCAGGAAATATCCATTATCGGCAAAGATAAAGACGAACAGTGGCAGCTGTTGAAGGATCGTAACTCTGACCTGCAGCAGCAGATATTAAACTTGAATGACGATGTAACGCGTGCAAAgaaagataaagaaactttgaaATTGCAGCTTGATGATACAAATAAACTCGAAACGGAAGATCGGCAAAAAATTGATTCTCTAGTCGATAAATATACCTCGCTCAAGTCAGACAGGGATGATCTCATTAAGGAACTGACCTCGATGAAGGAAGAAAATGATGTCTTGAAATCGGAGTGCGCAAagctgaatattgaaattcgtAACAAAAACGATGCTTATGACAGTTTAGAGATGATAAAGAATGATCTTGAAATCAGCGTTTCTGTCCTCGAAGATGAGGTTACTCAGGCGCGAAGCAGACAAGAAGATTTGGAGATGGAAAATATGCAATTGCAGTCAAGTATGCAAACGTCGTCTGCTGATAGCACATCAACGAAAAATACATCCGCAGATTTTGAGTCTCAGGTACGGAGTTTAAAACTCGAATTAGATAGGAGCTTAACCGATAACGCTGAGTATGAAACCAGAATCAATGAGCTCGAAACGAGCATTTCCAGTTTAAGCAGCCAGAATGAAAAACTGAATGAGGCACTGAATAATATGGCAGATTTGCGCAAAGAGGAGTGTTCAGTTGATTACACAAAGCAAAttagtgaattgaaaatgatcatTGATGCCCTGAAATCTGAGAAGATGACGTTAGAAGGCGATGTATTTAAAGCAGAACAGAAGGTGTCCGATACCACaaagcattttgaaaattatataCAGGAGATGAAAGAAATCCGCCAACTCGATACGAGTTCATTGGAAGGGGAGGTTGATCGTTGGATGAATTTACACCATGAGAAAGAACTTGCAATTAGTGAATTAGAGGGTAGAAATGATCAATTAGAATCAGATTTAGCAGACAGCAAAGAGCTGTTGCAGTCGACAATAGATGGACAACAACCATTGACCGATCTTTTGAATGAAAGAGAGTTGGAGATAACAGAACTTAAAAAGGATAATGGGAAACTTATCGCAGATCTGGAACAGAAGGCAGAGAGAATGGAATTGCTGATGAGTGAAGCAACAGCCAGCAAAGATCTCGGTAAACAAATCATCAACTTGAAAGAGGAAAATTCGAAACTACAGCAACATCTAAATGAATTGTTATCAGAACAGGACTGTGAAAAACTTG
It includes:
- the LOC141915192 gene encoding uncharacterized protein LOC141915192 isoform X4, with protein sequence MSLPTDIELILEQVELNLLKQQQHELQEQQKLASYSSHHHHHQAQFSEDEPYQSDYAFESDGMDFGDVISSQHEINRLRQEVRRLQTESDRWKNLASLESQNNQRENEKGGSNSVSSVNDDGRLRDQIKDLQQRLNGQIDEHQQELSTLQNVHSQKIANLKKRHKNEVVEYEDKIAELHELLNDDDASNVGEDDGGTRSKLVHELQKLRDENKAFLAKIDDSNDDLRGARDQLRNAIEENEATQTQLKEKENNCKQLEDELNVCKRSIEEHQQMRAEQTVQLEKCRERLDIISSKLRDNELEWNAEKHLLTDNLKRTQESSEQLARDIELVIKQKEELHSQLRLQQDKSGEQDISTNQLKCQLDLSESENTKLVSQNADLHAEIHRLQEEEEQLIQSNQCLESELQTLNDQRETWTNHALEIELLKQTISENEATIGELEASLQQSVASSTLKDIQDVKDRLETDMLQQRSQIAQEKSEIINQLCDLDEQKTGQKFQIEALDAEKQLVLDETAQLVEGIGNAGMQDVTQNLISNLENENTLLKDRVSDLEKVLAEFQGDKTRSDSNLTVSGFIDENIEQQSEFMSTPIGKGNLPLPLPPSSDNDSSNGQSSVVSEHSSDIRGNHSLDGHVRVLENQVEKYEQEIEHFEMVRCDWHSEKQALENVLKQLQNKIREKQESLSVAQAEKGLVTVESKAKERRGRKRTGSKPQDDLNLSDLDQDLEPVVDASDGFSDFSSEIDELYQQIQLLTDSNALLENERDILSSEKELLLKEMQDLRRSNDNLKASLADKDPLDELQKEIDDLSQKLHDKEATVNELTSERDGLMLSLEELDTQHQTVIDKLLETRDSLLKNNENLSQQVVFLEEQTEKCERRINDLKRECNSLRSEREVLQKDLHQAQTEIESCHQEISIIGKDKDEQWQLLKDRNSDLQQQILNLNDDVTRAKKDKETLKLQLDDTNKLETEDRQKIDSLVDKYTSLKSDRDDLIKELTSMKEENDVLKSECAKLNIEIRNKNDAYDSLEMIKNDLEISVSVLEDEVTQARSRQEDLEMENMQLQSSMQTSSADSTSTKNTSADFESQVRSLKLELDRSLTDNAEYETRINELETSISSLSSQNEKLNEALNNMADLRKEECSVDYTKQISELKMIIDALKSEKMTLEGDVFKAEQKVSDTTKHFENYIQEMKEIRQLDTSSLEGEVDRWMNLHHEKELAISELEGRNDQLESDLADSKELLQSTIDGQQPLTDLLNERELEITELKKDNGKLIADLEQKAERMELLMSEATASKDLGKQIINLKEENSKLQQHLNELLSEQDCEKLDAKTLDIITDLESEITKLNSKLVDKNNELQKSTELVNDLQSDLLTLDEQKEESTGQITKLQNQIAQLQENLIQKDEELDNISIELTKYQKSAVSSRESISSENGVICDNDINTEAVCNGDLDDDDDDDIHLSKHDNSSLQKIIADRDEIIAELKNNNSSLLRMLEDKSLSHGNKSLLEIHKLNEQVRLLQMEKEQMMSVMTEKSREASKLKGEVHRLMNVVSAEKVAIEKLQKDNNEIMNRSNPNEDMQKETVKKLAQIIRDKDLEIESLAQKNDTLLQVLQESGENKDGARINDLILERENLSKQLALYQQDREQIIAALNQKHQESLGYHAEVQRLSNVISADSEKHDKLEQDYANLKLQYEDKQQTLLKAQNELINYKQKYSELETRFKELVSSQDGQSVDIRLFDEKCGEINELSQCLKSKDIVISEKDDVIMEKDKVVSELSKKIETVELKVKNKENEIHSLKKQIEKLNFELKELEIKLVDSNKEIEHTQKRSNSQTSEVSALKESHNKLTMLLQEKEFEIQAYKEKQMTLTQLFEEKGERHGNKEDIEQWMKSNEILQEQAKTFQLERDQMSLSLQQKHAELIELQNKAQFHVEREQKLTKELDRLRTHLIQIEEGYTQEALESEEREKELRNKLAMAEDRAQSSSSAIQSANQHASEQVDGLQQQLHLVIEQRDTALHHLAQREEHLKQYAASLANLQMVLEQFQIEKDDQLAAEVEKHQREIAANIKDNRCLQERIVSLEDEVRDAQDALEAASRISEQLDRKEEIIGALKEEVQLREAAAKQAEEEIRKLSSNSEAKVDKTVIKNLFMGYFHTPQNKRQEVLRLIGSILDFTHDDMQQIGAESGGGWLPSWMRRSPAPSPVTPIRTTQRTNRSLDHSFSEMFIKFLENESTPKQNIRLPAEEMAKDVQRMHQKHHRESHSVSQLPQHKHQQPAFNPFSAPRHAAMPIQIGMNSSTSHDSHILINAETPSFSMTPLAPAADNIPGSGHSHAATSSSHILKDVLQKQ
- the LOC141915192 gene encoding thyroid receptor-interacting protein 11-like isoform X5; amino-acid sequence: MDFGDVISSQHEINRLRQEVRRLQTESDRWKNLASLESQNNQRENEKGGSNSVSSVNDDGRLRDQIKDLQQRLNGQIDEHQQELSTLQNVHSQKIANLKKRHKNEVVEYEDKIAELHELLNDDDASNVGEDDGGTRSKLVHELQKLRDENKAFLAKIDDSNDDLRGARDQLRNAIEENEATQTQLKEKENNCKQLEDELNVCKRSIEEHQQMRAEQTVQLEKCRERLDIISSKLRDNELEWNAEKHLLTDNLKRTQESSEQLARDIELVIKQKEELHSQLRLQQDKSGEQDISTNQLKCQLDLSESENTKLVSQNADLHAEIHRLQEEEEQLIQSNQCLESELQTLNDQRETWTNHALEIELLKQTISENEATIGELEASLQQSVASSTLKDIQDVKDRLETDMLQQRSQIAQEKSEIINQLCDLDEQKTGQKFQIEALDAEKQLVLDETAQLVEGIGNAGMQDVTQNLISNLENENTLLKDRVSDLEKVLAEFQGDKTRSDSNLTVSGFIDENIEQQSEFMSTPIGKGNLPLPLPPSSDNDSSNGQSSVVSEHSSDIRGNHSLDGHVRVLENQVEKYEQEIEHFEMVRCDWHSEKQALENVLKQLQNKIREKQESLSVAQAEKGLVTVESKAKERRGRKRTGSKPQDDLNLSDLDQDLEPVVDASDGFSDFSSEIDELYQQIQLLTDSNALLENERDILSSEKELLLKEMQDLRRSNDNLKASLADKDPLDELQKEIDDLSQKLHDKEATVNELTSERDGLMLSLEELDTQHQTVIDKLLETRDSLLKNNENLSQQVVFLEEQTEKCERRINDLKRECNSLRSEREVLQKDLHQAQTEIESCHQEISIIGKDKDEQWQLLKDRNSDLQQQILNLNDDVTRAKKDKETLKLQLDDTNKLETEDRQKIDSLVDKYTSLKSDRDDLIKELTSMKEENDVLKSECAKLNIEIRNKNDAYDSLEMIKNDLEISVSVLEDEVTQARSRQEDLEMENMQLQSSMQTSSADSTSTKNTSADFESQVRSLKLELDRSLTDNAEYETRINELETSISSLSSQNEKLNEALNNMADLRKEECSVDYTKQISELKMIIDALKSEKMTLEGDVFKAEQKVSDTTKHFENYIQEMKEIRQLDTSSLEGEVDRWMNLHHEKELAISELEGRNDQLESDLADSKELLQSTIDGQQPLTDLLNERELEITELKKDNGKLIADLEQKAERMELLMSEATASKDLGKQIINLKEENSKLQQHLNELLSEQDCEKLDAKTLDIITDLESEITKLNSKLVDKNNELQKSTELVNDLQSDLLTLDEQKEESTGQITKLQNQIAQLQENLIQKDEELDNISIELTKYQKSAVSSRESISSENGVICDNDINTEAVCNGDLDDDDDDDIHLSKHDNSSLQKIIADRDEIIAELKNNNSSLLRMLEDKSLSHGNKSLLEIHKLNEQVRLLQMEKEQMMSVMTEKSREASKLKGEVHRLMNVVSAEKVAIEKLQKDNNEIMNRSNPNEDMQKETVKKLAQIIRDKDLEIESLAQKNDTLLQVLQESGENKDGARINDLILERENLSKQLALYQQDREQIIAALNQKHQESLGYHAEVQRLSNVISADSEKHDKLEQDYANLKLQYEDKQQTLLKAQNELINYKQKYSELETRFKELVSSQDGQSVDIRLFDEKCGEINELSQCLKSKDIVISEKDDVIMEKDKVVSELSKKIETVELKVKNKENEIHSLKKQIEKLNFELKELEIKLVDSNKEIEHTQKRSNSQTSEVSALKESHNKLTMLLQEKEFEIQAYKEKQMTLTQLFEEKGERHGNKEDIEQWMKSNEILQEQAKTFQLERDQMSLSLQQKHAELIELQNKAQFHVEREQKLTKELDRLRTHLIQIEEGYTQEALESEEREKELRNKLAMAEDRAQSSSSAIQSANQHASEQVDGLQQQLHLVIEQRDTALHHLAQREEHLKQYAASLANLQMVLEQFQIEKDDQLAAEVEKHQREIAANIKDNRCLQERIVSLEDEVRDAQDALEAASRISEQLDRKEEIIGALKEEVQLREAAAKQAEEEIRKLSSNSEAKVDKTVIKNLFMGYFHTPQNKRQEVLRLIGSILDFTHDDMQQIGAESGGGWLPSWMRRSPAPSPVTPIRTTQRTNRSLDHSFSEMFIKFLENESTPKQNIRLPAEEMAKDVQRMHQKHHRESHSVSQLPQHKHQQPAFNPFSAPRHAAMPIQIGMNSSTSHDSHILINAETPSFSMTPLAPAADNIPGSGHSHAATSSSHILKDVLQKQ